The sequence CACCCAGCCGTCACCAAGGTGCTGCTGCACTTCGAGCACCAGCTTGGTCTGCACGTCGTTGAGAACATACTGGATCTCAAGGGCGTTGTAGATTTCCGGCAGTTTGCTGGCTTTGGAGAAATCGGCGTCGATGACGGCGCCGATGATTTGGACGATGGTTCCTTGGTTGCTCATGGGAAGAAGTGGTCAGTTAACAGTGATCAGGGATCAGTGGGTCGTTTGGCGGGGTGTATTGGTAATTGGGAAGTTTCATTGGCAGAGCACTGATCACTGATCACTGCTCACTTGGCACTCTACTCCATCGCTTTCATGGCGGTGGTGATCTCCAGGAGCTCGGCGGTGATCGCGGCCTGGCGGACCTTGTTGTATTCGAGGGTGAGTTCCTTGATGAATTTCTTGGCGTTGTCGGTGGCGGCCTTCATGGCGACCATGCGGGCGGAGTGCTCTGTGGCACGCGCTTCGAGAAGCGCCTGATAGACCTGGAAATTGACGTAAAGCGGTAGGATGGAAGCGAGAACCTCCTTGGGGGAAGGCTCGAAGAGGTGGTCGGCCGCACTTCCTGCGATCAGACCCTCGTCTCCCGAGGCCGCAGGCGGCTGGACGGGCAGGAGGGTGATCGTTTCGGGAACCTGCGTGAGGGTGTTCACGAAGCGGTTGTAGGTGATCGAGACCTTGTCGTATTTCCCTTCGAGGAACTGCTTGGAAAGGAAAGAGGCGATGGCGCGGGCTTCGGCGAAAGGAACCGGATCGGGAACCTGGAAATCCGCGAGGATGTGCTTTTTGGTCTTCTCCAGCATGATGCGGAGTTTCCGTCCGACGGTGACGTAGTCGGCGGTTTCGGAGGTCGTGGCGCGGAGCTTCTTGGCGACGTTCGTATTGAGCGGGCCGCAAAGCCCCTTGTCGGTGGAGATGACGAGGACGAGTTCGCGGTCGCCCTCACGCACTTCAAGGAGCGGGTGGGTGGCATCTTCACTTTCACCCGCCGCGATGTCGCTGAGGACGGCGTTGAGCTGTGAGGAATAATCCCGGCCGGCGAGAGCCTGGTCCTGGGCTTTCTTCATCTTCGCGGCCGCGACGAGCTGCATCGCCCGGGTGATCTGGGCGGTGTTCTTGACCGATTTGATTCGGCGGCGGATGTCTCGGAGGTTGGCCATGTTATTTTAAAGGATATTGGATATTTGTGATTCGATATTGGGTGTTCGGCTCGGGAATTGGCTCCCTAATTTCCAATCTCGAATTTCCAATGTCTATTTCCAGCTTTTCTTGAAGTCATCGATCGCCTGCTTGACGGCATCGACCATTGCGGCGTCCTTCTTGAGATCGGGTTTCTCGTTGCGGATCTTGTCGAGCAGCTCGCCCTTGCGGGTGTTGAAGAACTCGCCCATCGCGTCCTGGCAGCGGCCTATGTCCTTGACCTCGACGTCGTCGAAGTAGCCGTTCTGCATGGCGAAGAGGTAGATGGCCTCCATCTCCATCGCGAGCGGGGAGTATTGGTTCTGCTTGAAGAGCTCGACGATGCGGGCACCGCGCTCGAGTTTCTTCTTGGTCGAGGCGTCGAGGTCGGAGCCGAACTGGGCGAAGGCCTGGAGCTCGCGATACTGCGCGAGGTCGAGCTTGGTGGTTCCGGCGACGGATTTGATCGTCTTCGTCTGGGCGGCGGAGCCGACCCGGGAGACGGAGAGGCCGACCGAGATGGCGGGACGGATACCTTGGTAGAAGAGGTCGGTTTCCAGGTAGATCTGGCCGTCGGTGATGGAGATCACGTTGGTCGGGATGTAGGCGGAAACGTCGCCCGCCTGCGTTTCGATGATGGGAAGCGCGGTGAGGGAACCGCCGCCTGCCGCATCGGTGAGGCGCGCGGAACGCTCGAGAAGGCGGGAGTGGAGGTAGAAAACGTCGCCGGGATACGCTTCACGGCCGGATGGGCGGCGGAGGATCAGGGAAACCTGGCGATAAGCGACGGCGTGCTTGGAAAGATCATCGAAGACGATGAGGCAATCCTGACCCTTGTCCATGAGGTATTCCGCGATGGCGCAACCTGCGTATGGGGCGAGGAACTGCATCGCGGCGGCGTCCGAGGCGGAGGCGGAAACGATGGTTGTGTATTCCATCGCGCCGGAATCTTCCAAGGTCTTCTGGATCCGGGCAACGTTGGAGAGCTTCTGGCCGACGGCAACGTAGATGCAATACATCGGCTTGTGGTTCTGCAGCTTGCCTTGCTCGGCGGCCTTGTTCTGCAGCGCCTGGGAAATGATGGTATCAACCGCGATGGTCGATTTGCCGGTGGCGCGGTCGCCGATGATCAGCTCGCGCTGGCCGCGGCCGATCGGCACCATCGCATCGATGGCCATGATCCCTGTCTGCACGGGGACGGAAACGGACTTCCGCTTGATGATGCCGGGGGCGATCTTCTCCATCGGATATTGGGCGGATGCGGCGATCTCGCCTTTGCCGTCGATGGGTGCGCCGAGGGCGTTGACAACGCGGCCAAGGAGGGCTTCGCCGACGGGAATGGAGAGCAGCTTGCCCGAGGTGCGGCAGGCGGAGCCTTCGGAAATGGCGGTGTAGTCGCCGAGAAGGACGACGCCGACTTCGCTTTCCTCAAGGTTGAGCGCCATTCCGGTCACCCCGCCGTCGAATTCGATCATCTCGTTGAGCATGACGTCGGAAAGGCCTTCGACGATGGCGACGCCGTCACCGACCTTGCGGACGGTTCCGGTGTTGGTTTTCTCAACGCTCGAGCTGATGCCGGCGATTTGCTTTTCGATGTCCTGGAGGATGCTGCTCATTTTTGGAAGGTTGCTAGTGTGAAGTTGTCAGTTTTCAGGAAGAAAATCAGAATGTTGGGAGGCGGGTCGGGTCAGAATGCCTTCGAAAGGCGGTCGAGGCGGCCTGCGACGGAGCCGTCGAGGACGTCGTCACCGACCTTGATGCGGAGTCCGCCGAGGAGGTCGGGGTTGGTCTTGAACTGGATGTTTAGGTTGGAGCCGTATTGCTTGGCGAGGTCGGTGGCGATGCGCTGGCCGTCGTTGGCGCTGAGGACGGTTGCGCTTTCCACGAGAACCTCGCGGCGTGCCATTTCGAGGCGGGCGAGTCGCTGGATCGCGGCGAGGATTGCGCGGTAGTCGCGTGGCTGGGAGGCGATGAGTTTCGAGACGAGGTCGCGCAGCCTGTTGTCATCAAGCTGTCCGTTCACCTGGCACAGGCCATAAAGGCGGCGGGCGGTGGCGGCTGCGACTTTGGAGATTTTCATCGTGGTGGAACGGAAAAGGGGGTGGATCAGTTGGCGACCTTGGAGAGCGCCTCTTCGTTGATGCGGTGCTGGTCTTCGGCGGTGAGCACCTTGCCGGTGACCTGTGAGGTGGTGGCGGCGACGAGGCGGCCGAACTCGCGCTTGAGTTCTGCGGAGATACGCTCGCGGTCGGCGTTCCCTGCGGCCTCCGCCTTGGCGAGGATCTGCTGGGCATGGGCGATGGCCTCCTGCGATTTCTGCTCGGAGAAGGCGGCTGCGCCCTCTTTCGCCTCGGTGATGAGGCGGATCGCGTCTTCGTTGGCCTTGGCGATCGCGGCGGCGGTGGTCGCTTCGGACTCGGCGAGCTGTTTCTCGATGCGCTTTAGCTTCTCCTCACCGGCGAGGATGCGCTCGCGGCGCTGCTCAAGCATGGATTGGATTGGACCGAAGGCGAATTTCTTCAGAAGGAAGATCACGATCGCAAAGCTGATGAACTGGGAGATGAGCTGCGGCCAGTAGACTTTGAAATTGCGTGTGATATCCCCGACTACGCCTTCTGATTCGGCGGCAGGAGCAGCGGCGGCTAGGAAATCGAAAATCGGGAGCATGGTCGGGGAAAAGAATGATTGGGGACAGGGAGGACAGGGGCTTGGCTGGCAAACCCCTGTCCGGGAAGCGGTTGGTTACTTGGCAAGGAAGATCGCGAAGAACACGATACCTTCGATAAG comes from Akkermansiaceae bacterium and encodes:
- a CDS encoding ATP synthase F0 subunit B — its product is MLPIFDFLAAAAPAAESEGVVGDITRNFKVYWPQLISQFISFAIVIFLLKKFAFGPIQSMLEQRRERILAGEEKLKRIEKQLAESEATTAAAIAKANEDAIRLITEAKEGAAAFSEQKSQEAIAHAQQILAKAEAAGNADRERISAELKREFGRLVAATTSQVTGKVLTAEDQHRINEEALSKVAN
- a CDS encoding F0F1 ATP synthase subunit delta translates to MKISKVAAATARRLYGLCQVNGQLDDNRLRDLVSKLIASQPRDYRAILAAIQRLARLEMARREVLVESATVLSANDGQRIATDLAKQYGSNLNIQFKTNPDLLGGLRIKVGDDVLDGSVAGRLDRLSKAF
- the atpG gene encoding ATP synthase F1 subunit gamma — encoded protein: MANLRDIRRRIKSVKNTAQITRAMQLVAAAKMKKAQDQALAGRDYSSQLNAVLSDIAAGESEDATHPLLEVREGDRELVLVISTDKGLCGPLNTNVAKKLRATTSETADYVTVGRKLRIMLEKTKKHILADFQVPDPVPFAEARAIASFLSKQFLEGKYDKVSITYNRFVNTLTQVPETITLLPVQPPAASGDEGLIAGSAADHLFEPSPKEVLASILPLYVNFQVYQALLEARATEHSARMVAMKAATDNAKKFIKELTLEYNKVRQAAITAELLEITTAMKAME
- a CDS encoding F0F1 ATP synthase subunit alpha: MSSILQDIEKQIAGISSSVEKTNTGTVRKVGDGVAIVEGLSDVMLNEMIEFDGGVTGMALNLEESEVGVVLLGDYTAISEGSACRTSGKLLSIPVGEALLGRVVNALGAPIDGKGEIAASAQYPMEKIAPGIIKRKSVSVPVQTGIMAIDAMVPIGRGQRELIIGDRATGKSTIAVDTIISQALQNKAAEQGKLQNHKPMYCIYVAVGQKLSNVARIQKTLEDSGAMEYTTIVSASASDAAAMQFLAPYAGCAIAEYLMDKGQDCLIVFDDLSKHAVAYRQVSLILRRPSGREAYPGDVFYLHSRLLERSARLTDAAGGGSLTALPIIETQAGDVSAYIPTNVISITDGQIYLETDLFYQGIRPAISVGLSVSRVGSAAQTKTIKSVAGTTKLDLAQYRELQAFAQFGSDLDASTKKKLERGARIVELFKQNQYSPLAMEMEAIYLFAMQNGYFDDVEVKDIGRCQDAMGEFFNTRKGELLDKIRNEKPDLKKDAAMVDAVKQAIDDFKKSWK